A region of ANME-2 cluster archaeon DNA encodes the following proteins:
- a CDS encoding DUF11 domain-containing protein: MKSNRIIIHSLLFLFLLLLSVGVTSADSIYDEKIYEGDGYQINNYFIEVSDIMLFDGDLILEVTIYQLKPDGSYEELTTSTTVSEEKRRLKYQSGSVEITVNEKNLTSQYTIIDITTAGIVIEYETAVDGGVSNANYIGKPSLILTKEVDKSNVEIGDIIRVTIKAKNTGNGIAKRISIDLGITPGFTFKSNIYTTYPTELGIGSSFTQMFIYEIQAANGGTFALNPATATYSSSVFDDKYSSTSDSPSVTVAAEAVETSVLDLKVIADETKLKRGDVITFTIHVENQKDVPASTIRIEPIIPGNMTYISGSEDINIVSEKPVIQESVYGARYEKDYTITLKADEIGSNELIVKLTYDNGTGIMSNKEISSGTFYIEEGEFDYLAEYPLYIYLTPVLIVVVIAGWLYWRRNQFRM; the protein is encoded by the coding sequence TTGAAAAGTAATCGAATAATAATTCATAGTCTGTTATTCTTATTTTTATTATTATTATCTGTGGGTGTCACAAGTGCTGATAGTATCTACGATGAAAAGATTTATGAAGGAGATGGCTACCAGATTAACAATTATTTTATTGAAGTATCAGATATTATGTTATTTGATGGCGATTTAATTCTGGAAGTAACAATTTATCAATTAAAACCTGATGGGTCTTATGAGGAATTAACTACTTCAACAACAGTAAGTGAGGAAAAACGGAGATTAAAATACCAGAGTGGTTCAGTTGAAATCACGGTAAATGAAAAGAACCTGACATCTCAATATACCATTATTGACATTACTACTGCAGGCATAGTAATAGAATATGAAACAGCCGTTGACGGAGGCGTCTCAAACGCCAATTACATCGGTAAACCCTCTTTAATACTTACTAAAGAAGTCGATAAATCCAATGTGGAGATAGGGGATATTATCAGGGTAACAATAAAAGCAAAGAATACTGGAAATGGTATAGCAAAACGTATCTCCATTGACTTGGGAATCACTCCCGGATTTACATTCAAATCCAACATTTATACTACCTATCCAACAGAACTTGGTATCGGTAGTTCGTTTACCCAGATGTTCATTTATGAGATACAGGCCGCAAACGGCGGTACATTTGCACTTAACCCGGCAACTGCTACATATTCTTCATCTGTGTTCGATGATAAATATTCGTCAACCTCTGACAGTCCATCGGTAACCGTAGCAGCAGAAGCTGTGGAAACCTCTGTACTTGACCTCAAAGTAATAGCAGATGAGACAAAACTAAAACGCGGGGATGTGATTACCTTTACAATTCATGTAGAAAACCAAAAAGACGTTCCCGCATCCACCATCCGCATAGAACCTATCATTCCCGGGAACATGACATATATTTCAGGTTCCGAGGACATCAATATTGTCAGTGAGAAGCCTGTCATCCAGGAAAGTGTCTATGGAGCCAGATATGAAAAGGACTACACGATCACATTAAAGGCTGATGAGATCGGATCCAACGAACTGATAGTAAAATTAACATATGATAACGGCACAGGTATTATGAGTAACAAAGAAATCTCATCAGGTACGTTCTATATAGAGGAAGGTGAATTTGATTACCTTGCAGAATATCCTCTTTACATATATTTAACGCCAGTCCTTATCGTAGTTGTCATTGCAGGGTGGTTATACTGGAGAAGAAATCAATTCAGGATGTAA
- a CDS encoding exosome complex RNA-binding protein Csl4, producing MEEESIEVTENPKIPVKPAEVQETREFVLPGDMIGTAEEFISNNNTFKYGGNIYSSATGQVNINNKTRAISVVPKTDIPPMIKNGDMVIGRVNDLRSSVALVEIAMIEGKGEREIVNNQPAVIHVSNVKDSYVKSLDYEFSPFDLVRAKVIDVKSMRLSTSGNNLGVIKAYCSKCNVSMEKQSNNGNRSSKLKCPVCGNIESRKLAANYGNFST from the coding sequence ATGGAAGAAGAATCCATTGAGGTCACTGAAAATCCGAAAATTCCAGTGAAACCTGCAGAGGTGCAGGAAACCAGGGAGTTCGTACTACCGGGGGATATGATCGGGACAGCAGAGGAATTCATTTCCAATAATAATACTTTCAAATATGGTGGGAATATATATTCTTCGGCCACAGGCCAGGTCAACATCAACAACAAAACCCGTGCCATTTCAGTGGTTCCAAAGACTGATATACCGCCCATGATAAAAAATGGTGACATGGTCATAGGTCGCGTGAATGACCTCAGGAGTTCGGTGGCCCTTGTTGAGATTGCCATGATAGAAGGCAAAGGCGAAAGGGAAATTGTTAATAATCAGCCCGCAGTCATACATGTATCTAATGTAAAGGACAGTTATGTTAAGTCGCTGGACTACGAGTTCAGCCCCTTTGATCTCGTCAGGGCAAAGGTAATTGACGTGAAGTCCATGAGGCTGAGCACATCCGGTAACAATTTAGGTGTGATCAAGGCGTACTGCAGCAAGTGTAATGTTAGCATGGAAAAACAGTCAAATAACGGTAATAGGAGTAGTAAGTTGAAATGTCCTGTCTGCGGGAATATTGAATCGAGAAAGCTGGCTGCGAATTATGGCAATTTTTCTACATGA
- a CDS encoding HTH domain-containing protein has protein sequence MNLSLTQEKILSNLIYLYNKNDRPLQASEVAQTTGLNVGTIRNHMQILKMLKMIKGITGPKGGYIPIAKAFERFSSNNKSNLTMHLNKAKLEDVTICEIRLNPQDNSTYSGSIKIIGNMENFNVGDTVTIQTPTNNNTMIKGIITGRDFNTNTLFSSPIEILSEKI, from the coding sequence ATGAATCTGTCTCTAACCCAGGAAAAAATATTGTCAAATTTAATATACCTCTATAATAAGAACGATAGGCCACTTCAGGCATCAGAAGTTGCACAAACCACAGGTCTAAATGTTGGAACAATCAGAAATCATATGCAAATCCTGAAAATGTTAAAAATGATTAAAGGGATAACCGGCCCCAAGGGTGGCTATATTCCGATCGCGAAAGCATTTGAAAGATTTTCATCGAACAATAAATCAAATCTCACTATGCACCTGAATAAAGCAAAATTAGAAGATGTTACAATCTGTGAGATCAGGTTAAATCCCCAAGACAATTCCACTTATTCAGGTTCGATAAAAATAATTGGAAATATGGAAAATTTCAATGTAGGGGATACCGTTACTATTCAAACACCGACCAATAATAACACTATGATCAAAGGAATCATTACTGGGAGAGATTTTAACACCAACACATTATTTTCGTCACCTATTGAAATCCTGTCCGAAAAAATTTAA
- a CDS encoding metallophosphoesterase, translated as MKITVISDTHLRPGQPIEILPRPLLDMLASSDMIVHAGDFVSLQCYNELQDINNLVGVAGNTDSREIRHMLPEHTTFEAEGIRIGVTHRGQLSVVDMTGLGYLARELEVDLLIFGHIHRPRLHKSGDITLLCPGSPTSPRQSEPSAAELMIEDGEVSAAIVNFQGKVCGSTEFARSLGRN; from the coding sequence ATGAAAATAACTGTTATCTCAGACACACATTTAAGACCAGGTCAGCCCATCGAAATACTGCCCCGTCCCCTACTGGATATGCTAGCTTCTTCCGATATGATAGTCCACGCAGGGGATTTCGTGTCCCTCCAGTGTTATAATGAATTGCAGGATATCAATAATCTGGTGGGTGTGGCAGGTAACACAGACTCCCGGGAAATCAGGCATATGCTGCCAGAGCATACCACCTTCGAGGCTGAAGGCATCCGTATTGGTGTGACACACCGGGGCCAGCTCTCAGTAGTTGATATGACAGGACTGGGCTATCTTGCCAGGGAATTAGAGGTTGACCTGCTGATCTTCGGGCACATCCACAGGCCCAGGCTGCACAAAAGCGGGGACATCACTCTATTGTGCCCGGGCAGCCCCACTTCGCCAAGACAGTCCGAGCCCAGTGCGGCCGAGCTGATGATTGAGGATGGGGAAGTGTCGGCTGCCATTGTTAATTTCCAGGGGAAGGTTTGTGGTAGTACAGAATTTGCACGGTCGCTTGGGAGGAATTGA
- a CDS encoding DNA-directed RNA polymerase subunit L, whose translation MKLKVIDKTDTEIRIEIGDESHTLLNSLKTLLLSDHRVELATYHIEHPTITEPILYVKTKDVDPIVAIKEASDRLVEVFEEFKNVFNNKASM comes from the coding sequence ATGAAACTTAAAGTTATTGATAAAACCGATACTGAGATCAGGATTGAGATCGGGGACGAAAGTCATACATTACTGAACAGTTTGAAGACACTACTGCTGAGTGACCATAGGGTGGAACTGGCAACTTATCATATTGAACATCCTACCATCACCGAACCTATCTTGTATGTAAAAACAAAGGATGTGGACCCTATCGTTGCCATTAAAGAGGCATCCGACAGGCTTGTTGAGGTCTTCGAAGAGTTCAAGAACGTTTTTAACAATAAAGCCAGCATGTAG
- a CDS encoding ArsR family transcriptional regulator yields MGKRTRIINDPSDLVPLLRTFGSDAHKKVFDILLADWYTTKEIEEQLSIEVDESLSILKKCGLVESKWRMPEPGNKPEKEFHTSYSKIQVNFQCSIEDLSDLLMITFSRDDELRNMMEHIETEVMNGNQSMAGLSRAIGASPLYLRGVARRSDKLIVKGQRIESVGATG; encoded by the coding sequence ATGGGTAAACGAACTCGTATTATCAATGATCCCTCGGATCTTGTCCCACTCTTACGAACTTTCGGGTCGGATGCCCATAAGAAAGTTTTTGACATACTCCTTGCAGATTGGTATACTACGAAAGAAATTGAAGAACAGCTTTCAATTGAAGTGGATGAAAGTCTAAGTATTTTGAAAAAATGTGGATTGGTAGAGAGTAAGTGGCGTATGCCTGAACCAGGGAACAAACCTGAAAAAGAATTCCACACATCCTATTCAAAGATACAGGTAAATTTCCAGTGTTCCATTGAAGATTTGTCTGACCTGCTCATGATCACTTTCAGTCGTGATGATGAACTAAGGAATATGATGGAACATATTGAAACAGAGGTGATGAACGGCAACCAGTCCATGGCCGGGCTATCAAGGGCCATAGGTGCAAGCCCGTTGTATCTGAGAGGTGTGGCACGGCGTTCAGACAAACTCATCGTTAAAGGCCAGAGGATTGAATCTGTCGGTGCTACTGGATGA
- a CDS encoding winged helix-turn-helix transcriptional regulator — protein sequence MIDLLHSKKESTKFQILVEITAHQPNVRQREIAEKVGITPQAVSEYIKELTDDGLIFSDGRVRYKVTKKGIEWVLERTAELRRYANYVMEDVISHVSVWTAIAEEDYKAGQKVFLVMRNGLLYANIKEQHRATGILISDATASEDVGVTDLHGLIELEDVNIKVCKVPRVERGGSRQVDMDLLVELVKDSNYICALGVESLIALRKVGRDPNVMFGAKESVVEAAFHGVSSVVVSVDEEVPPLLNRLESEGLAYELYDLRK from the coding sequence ATGATAGACCTGCTTCACAGTAAAAAAGAGAGTACTAAATTCCAGATACTTGTTGAAATAACAGCCCATCAGCCAAATGTACGCCAGAGGGAGATTGCCGAAAAAGTCGGAATAACTCCCCAGGCGGTTTCTGAATATATTAAAGAACTGACAGACGACGGGTTGATTTTTTCTGACGGCCGGGTACGTTATAAGGTCACAAAAAAAGGAATAGAATGGGTACTTGAGCGTACGGCTGAACTAAGGCGGTATGCCAACTATGTGATGGAAGATGTCATCAGCCATGTTTCGGTGTGGACTGCCATTGCAGAAGAGGATTACAAGGCTGGCCAGAAAGTATTTCTTGTGATGCGCAACGGACTTTTATATGCCAACATAAAAGAGCAGCACAGAGCTACCGGAATACTCATTTCAGATGCCACTGCCAGTGAGGATGTAGGTGTTACCGACCTACACGGGTTGATCGAACTTGAAGATGTGAATATCAAGGTATGCAAGGTCCCCAGAGTTGAGCGCGGTGGTTCAAGACAGGTGGACATGGACCTGCTGGTTGAACTGGTAAAGGACAGTAATTACATATGTGCCCTTGGAGTGGAATCCCTTATCGCATTACGTAAGGTGGGAAGGGACCCCAACGTTATGTTCGGGGCAAAGGAATCGGTAGTAGAAGCTGCATTCCACGGAGTATCCTCGGTTGTGGTGTCTGTAGATGAGGAGGTTCCCCCACTGTTAAACCGGCTCGAATCCGAAGGTTTGGCATATGAATTGTACGACTTGAGAAAATAG
- a CDS encoding AAA family ATPase, translating into MRSIQRVNKKTSTMSHKERVEDGARYVVLKPAGYPLRSQLHEYPEMSETNVFEFYAREQWSGIVVESGEYLFDRRMFPDFAFKVIDVVPEGSVISNSTMFVIDEIKTEELVPEIFSEMNFKDVIGQEGAKRKCRLIMKFLDDPDGFGNWAPRNVLFYGPSGTGKTMLAKALANESEVPIIPIKATQLIGEFVGDGARQLHSLYDRAEELGPCIIFIDELDAIALDRRFQELRGDVIEIVNALLTEMDGVEKREGVCTIAATNRVETLDTAVRSRFEEEIEFIMPDKDERLAILNSNISTFPIALESDVNITLLAERTHGMSARDLVEKVLKTALHAAIIEDSQVTNQQLDDAIKRVEGSSIFKNSDEGMFR; encoded by the coding sequence TTGCGTTCAATCCAGCGTGTAAATAAGAAAACCAGTACTATGTCCCACAAAGAACGTGTGGAAGACGGGGCACGGTACGTAGTGTTAAAACCGGCCGGATACCCGTTACGAAGTCAGCTTCATGAATATCCCGAGATGTCTGAAACCAATGTTTTCGAGTTTTATGCCCGTGAGCAGTGGAGTGGTATAGTGGTAGAGTCAGGTGAATATCTATTTGACCGCAGGATGTTCCCTGATTTTGCGTTCAAGGTAATAGATGTAGTACCCGAAGGTAGTGTTATAAGCAACTCTACTATGTTTGTAATTGATGAAATCAAGACAGAAGAGTTAGTGCCCGAGATATTCAGCGAAATGAATTTCAAAGATGTGATCGGCCAGGAGGGGGCCAAACGTAAGTGCAGGCTTATAATGAAGTTCCTTGACGATCCTGATGGTTTTGGCAACTGGGCTCCCAGGAATGTACTCTTCTACGGCCCCTCAGGAACAGGCAAGACCATGCTTGCAAAAGCACTGGCAAATGAATCCGAAGTACCCATCATTCCAATAAAGGCCACGCAACTTATCGGTGAGTTCGTGGGTGACGGTGCCAGGCAACTGCACTCACTATATGACAGAGCCGAAGAACTGGGACCTTGCATAATTTTCATTGATGAACTGGATGCCATTGCCCTGGACAGGCGTTTCCAGGAGTTAAGGGGTGATGTGATAGAGATCGTCAATGCACTGCTTACAGAGATGGATGGCGTGGAAAAGCGGGAAGGAGTATGCACTATAGCTGCCACAAACAGGGTAGAGACCCTGGATACTGCCGTAAGGAGCCGCTTCGAGGAGGAGATAGAGTTCATCATGCCGGATAAGGATGAAAGGCTGGCCATACTCAATTCTAATATATCAACCTTCCCTATTGCACTGGAAAGTGATGTAAATATCACGTTGCTTGCCGAACGGACCCATGGTATGTCGGCCCGTGACCTTGTCGAAAAAGTGTTGAAGACCGCCCTTCATGCCGCCATTATCGAGGACAGCCAGGTAACGAACCAGCAACTTGACGATGCTATCAAGAGAGTAGAGGGTTCAAGTATTTTCAAGAACTCTGATGAAGGAATGTTCAGATAG
- a CDS encoding methyltransferase: MKQRQLEILLEQVAVFESPSPSLEQYTTPAGIAAELLYFALMRGDLVDTVYDLGCGTGILAIGAALVDAPNVVGFDVDINALITARQSAKKLSVDVEFVCSSIQDVPGRVHTVIMNPPFGAQVRGNDRPFLVRALEVADVIYSIHNEGSYEFIKKFISPAVIADRYKVGFPLKRTFKFHKKDIEVVNVEIYRIENRS, encoded by the coding sequence ATGAAACAAAGACAACTGGAGATACTTTTAGAACAGGTGGCAGTCTTTGAGTCACCATCACCGTCCCTTGAACAGTACACTACTCCGGCAGGTATTGCTGCCGAACTCCTGTATTTTGCCTTGATGAGGGGTGACCTTGTGGATACTGTTTATGACCTTGGATGCGGGACCGGTATCCTGGCTATTGGTGCAGCCCTGGTGGATGCACCCAATGTTGTTGGATTTGATGTAGACATTAATGCATTAATAACGGCCAGGCAAAGTGCAAAAAAGCTGAGCGTGGATGTAGAGTTCGTATGCTCCAGTATCCAGGATGTGCCTGGCAGGGTCCATACTGTGATCATGAACCCTCCTTTTGGTGCACAGGTAAGGGGGAATGACAGACCATTTTTAGTTCGGGCGCTTGAAGTGGCGGATGTGATATATTCCATCCACAATGAAGGAAGTTATGAGTTCATCAAAAAGTTCATAAGTCCTGCGGTCATTGCAGACCGATATAAAGTCGGTTTTCCTTTAAAACGAACTTTTAAGTTCCACAAAAAGGATATTGAAGTTGTTAATGTAGAAATATACCGTATAGAAAACCGATCCTGA
- a CDS encoding NYN domain-containing protein, with product MYQRDESKFKQRTAILIDGQNIYLSAKARGAKPDYSVVIDSMVSREITRAIIYNVSPEGIDQSKFVQFMENLGFEVKSKTPRRLPDGSIKADWDMQIAIDAFSLADKVDVMVILTGDSDFVPLVYALQSKGVKVEIVSFIENTRPELISAADKYFEVTDQMLIYD from the coding sequence ATGTATCAAAGAGATGAAAGCAAATTCAAACAAAGAACAGCCATCCTCATCGATGGACAGAACATATACTTATCAGCAAAAGCAAGGGGCGCAAAGCCGGACTATAGTGTAGTCATAGATTCAATGGTGTCAAGGGAAATTACCAGGGCAATCATATACAACGTCTCGCCCGAAGGAATAGACCAGTCAAAATTTGTTCAATTTATGGAAAATCTTGGTTTTGAAGTAAAATCCAAAACACCCAGAAGACTTCCTGACGGTTCCATCAAAGCAGACTGGGATATGCAAATTGCAATCGATGCTTTTTCGCTTGCCGATAAAGTAGATGTTATGGTAATCTTAACAGGCGATAGTGACTTTGTACCACTTGTCTATGCACTTCAATCCAAAGGCGTGAAAGTCGAAATCGTATCATTTATTGAAAATACAAGACCTGAGTTGATCTCAGCTGCTGATAAATATTTTGAAGTAACTGATCAAATGCTGATATATGACTAA
- a CDS encoding DUF99 family protein: MHIKPEIRILGIDDSSLHTNRVMIVGAVFRGGEWLDGVLRSHITKDGTDATDTIISMVTNSKHFGQVRVLMLDGITYAGFNVVDITVVFEKTGIPVIVVMRDYPDLDRIWAALEHLHDPGPRWKVIKRAGEIHKVVTHDGEKPVYLQHCGIELEDAREIVRMSSTHSNIPEPLRAAHLIATGIVCGESTGKA; this comes from the coding sequence ATGCATATCAAGCCCGAGATAAGGATTCTTGGTATTGACGATTCATCACTGCATACCAACCGGGTGATGATCGTTGGTGCTGTGTTCAGGGGGGGCGAGTGGCTGGACGGTGTGCTGCGCTCCCATATCACCAAAGACGGCACTGATGCTACTGATACTATAATCAGTATGGTGACAAATAGCAAGCATTTCGGGCAGGTAAGGGTGCTGATGCTGGATGGCATCACCTATGCAGGTTTTAATGTTGTTGATATTACGGTAGTATTTGAAAAAACCGGTATTCCAGTTATCGTGGTGATGCGTGACTATCCTGACCTTGACCGCATCTGGGCTGCCCTGGAGCACTTGCACGACCCCGGGCCCAGGTGGAAGGTTATAAAACGGGCGGGCGAGATACATAAGGTTGTGACCCACGATGGTGAAAAACCGGTCTATTTGCAGCACTGTGGAATAGAGCTGGAGGATGCCAGGGAGATCGTGCGGATGTCCTCTACTCACAGCAATATCCCCGAACCCCTGCGGGCGGCGCATCTTATTGCCACTGGTATCGTGTGCGGGGAATCTACAGGTAAGGCGTGA
- the nikR gene encoding nickel-responsive transcriptional regulator NikR: METELSRIGVSLPDVLLDKFDVIINNRGYSSRSEGIRDAIRGYIRYYDWMNDIEGERAGNITLAYNHKQRGIEDLLANIQHEFTDIIQSTIHIHLDHDHCMEVIILQGEGKRMKEVYENLVKNKGLQHVKLNTIVPSEI, encoded by the coding sequence ATGGAAACAGAATTATCAAGAATCGGAGTTTCTCTTCCGGATGTCTTGCTTGACAAGTTTGATGTTATAATAAATAACAGGGGATACTCTTCCCGGTCAGAAGGCATCAGGGATGCTATCAGGGGGTATATCAGGTATTATGACTGGATGAATGACATAGAAGGGGAACGAGCAGGCAACATAACCCTTGCATATAACCATAAACAGCGGGGCATAGAGGATTTACTTGCAAATATCCAGCATGAATTCACAGATATTATCCAGTCTACTATCCACATTCACCTGGATCATGACCACTGTATGGAAGTAATAATCCTGCAGGGCGAAGGAAAAAGAATGAAGGAAGTATACGAGAATCTGGTAAAAAACAAAGGTCTCCAGCACGTAAAACTAAACACTATTGTACCCTCGGAGATATAA
- a CDS encoding cell division protein FtsZ: MLNVLIVGVGQCGNRILDSINREAFGGRKFSKYYSRQKFPSRVETIAINTAINDLKEMRNTKAKDRIHIPNLHGLGANRLLGKQCFIDNKDMVLRNISERGDFDIAFVISSSSGGTGSSFSPPLIKELKNRYDFPVYSITVLPFREEGTIYLQNSAFCLKEIRESEADGIILADNQFLKNVGGDIQTAYDGINKMVAERVLFLLEALDSEMMMVTDLGDFKTVMSGGAGFATIGFAKGDNNTPVKTVIHDSLSPNGLLFSSNVYEEGSRAMIILRGDRKYLNIDDISSEIDKLSLHIGHVFKGVIIRNGETPKVLSVLTLETTSELENLYTLAVEAIHMERDKRDRMAIRKEANATFSKLDGLEPQY; encoded by the coding sequence ATGTTAAATGTTCTAATTGTCGGGGTTGGACAATGCGGCAACCGGATACTGGACTCCATCAATAGGGAAGCTTTTGGTGGCAGAAAATTCTCAAAATATTATTCACGCCAGAAATTCCCATCCCGGGTTGAAACGATCGCTATCAATACGGCAATCAACGACTTAAAGGAAATGCGCAATACAAAGGCCAAGGATAGGATACATATCCCAAACCTGCACGGTTTAGGTGCCAACCGTCTTTTAGGTAAACAATGCTTTATTGACAATAAAGATATGGTTTTGAGAAATATCTCTGAAAGAGGTGATTTCGATATTGCTTTTGTTATTTCGTCATCTTCGGGCGGTACCGGATCTTCGTTCAGCCCTCCGCTGATAAAAGAATTGAAGAACAGGTATGATTTTCCAGTTTATTCCATTACGGTCCTACCCTTCCGTGAAGAGGGAACTATTTATCTACAGAACTCTGCTTTTTGTCTCAAGGAAATACGTGAAAGCGAAGCTGACGGCATTATACTGGCAGATAACCAGTTCCTGAAGAATGTCGGAGGCGATATACAGACCGCCTATGACGGTATTAATAAAATGGTGGCTGAAAGGGTGCTGTTTTTGCTTGAAGCCCTGGACAGTGAGATGATGATGGTTACAGACCTGGGTGACTTCAAGACTGTCATGTCCGGAGGAGCGGGATTTGCCACAATCGGATTTGCAAAAGGTGATAACAATACACCAGTAAAGACCGTGATTCACGATAGTCTATCCCCCAATGGTTTGTTGTTCTCATCTAATGTTTATGAAGAAGGAAGCAGGGCGATGATTATTCTTCGTGGGGACCGGAAGTACCTTAACATTGATGATATCTCAAGTGAGATCGACAAACTCTCATTACATATTGGTCACGTGTTCAAGGGTGTGATCATCCGCAATGGAGAGACTCCTAAAGTGCTTTCTGTGCTGACATTGGAAACCACTTCAGAACTTGAGAATCTATATACTCTCGCTGTGGAAGCTATTCACATGGAAAGGGATAAGCGGGATCGAATGGCCATCAGAAAGGAAGCTAATGCAACCTTCTCCAAGCTCGATGGATTGGAACCGCAATATTAA
- a CDS encoding diphthine--ammonia ligase: MNSITTLEPKPKANVVVSWTGGKDGCLSCYQAMSDGFNVTHLLNFRDTKKKGSHTINPKLLSAQMQATGIPSILTDFVSYEKEFKNVIQELNDNNAAIEGAVFGHIQTHNNLVDRICNDLGVKLIMPLWMRDSEQIISDLVDAGFKTIIVSVKAGLLSKEWLGRPIDHKFTRDLRRYNSAIDPCGEDGEFHTFVIDGPLFKHRLKIVESEKILEDGYWFLDVSQFEVEEK; the protein is encoded by the coding sequence ATGAATTCCATAACCACCTTGGAACCCAAACCAAAAGCAAACGTCGTGGTTTCATGGACAGGCGGTAAAGACGGCTGCCTTTCATGCTACCAGGCCATGTCAGACGGTTTCAATGTAACTCATCTCCTGAATTTCAGGGACACAAAAAAGAAAGGCTCCCATACCATCAATCCTAAACTCCTGTCTGCCCAGATGCAAGCCACTGGAATCCCTTCAATACTGACCGACTTTGTATCCTACGAAAAGGAATTCAAGAATGTTATACAGGAATTGAACGACAACAATGCGGCAATAGAAGGCGCAGTGTTCGGCCATATCCAGACCCATAACAACCTTGTGGACAGAATATGCAATGACCTGGGTGTAAAGCTAATAATGCCGCTGTGGATGCGTGATTCTGAGCAGATCATATCAGACCTGGTGGATGCCGGGTTTAAAACCATAATAGTAAGTGTGAAAGCCGGTCTGCTTAGCAAAGAGTGGCTGGGACGCCCCATAGACCACAAATTTACAAGAGACCTTCGCAGGTACAACAGTGCCATTGACCCATGCGGCGAGGACGGTGAGTTCCATACATTTGTCATTGACGGTCCGCTATTCAAGCATAGATTGAAGATCGTGGAAAGCGAAAAGATATTGGAAGACGGATACTGGTTCCTGGATGTCTCACAATTTGAAGTGGAAGAAAAATAA